A region from the Algoriphagus machipongonensis genome encodes:
- a CDS encoding nuclear transport factor 2 family protein, whose protein sequence is MQLEKTQQTEVLALYQDWLYAYINGDIKTYDSYFSDDYHFIGSTDNEEYLSRKETTAFFESTADQLAGKTELRNDQITVEKIGELIFITHFFDAWFLNNGDWNYYGRFRCTSALRMEKEGFRFVYQHFSMPDAKALEGETIGYDQINEENRELREAIKRRTNELENKTRELEIEASLEKIRSRSLAMKSSEELADASILLEEEIRKLGIENWGCAFHIYDEESSEATPWDLEWFTSSAGILPFYKTPRENIFLKYYKESKKGKPLYIQEFGPEVIKEHYDYLKTLPVLGEALTDLHNSGVPLPEKQIDHVAFFNHGHLLFITYKPVPEAHNIFIRFAKVFDQAYTRFLDLQKAEWQARESQIQLALERVRARTMAMQKSEELADAANLLFSQIQSLGMPAWSTGYCIWSDDKKDVTLWMSSEGVLQPPFIAPTNEDELFIQMLKGHVEGKLLHVVEMGGEKLKAHYKYMRTLPVVGEILDSIIQAGHPLPTFQVMHNAYFSKGFLLFITYESVTEAHEIFVRFAKVFDQAYTRFLDLQKAEAQAKEARIESALERIRGQVASMRESTELLEIMVSMRKEFVDLGNEAHYFWHMRWHPDSYEKAMTSGDGTQIGMVMSLPRRIHGDIKLVADWEKGNDPILVLAMETETAVDYVHKMITWGDFERVDPQAPTLDDIRHIGGLTFVMARTSHGEIGFSLPGSVPNPSQDAMDTLVRFAKVFDLAYKRFEDLKNAEYQTRETQIELALERVRSRSMGMQKSDELQEVIKLVYQQLIQLKINLDHAGFVVDYTPKGDWHFWIADEQNIPSKITHPYFESVWATQFHNAKENGTDFFVTNLDFEEKNKFYNELLTHVPGVTEEAKAFYLNCHGLAITTALSANVSLYIENFSGTPYTESENKIVMRFGKVFEQSYTRFLDLQKAEAQARKASIETSLERVRAQTMAMHNSQDIGKCIVLMFEELTALGVNIQTRFGIGILNHENENNQLWTARKEGGEFKLHIGHLEMSWHPLLKSARKAWKAQESLHRYVLEGEDLLNYYKMLNQAPDYKIQIALEKLPEREFHYGFVFEHGFFYAFSPIEFSEDLIQIIHRFSSQFAQTYRRYLDLKKAEEQAKEAKIEAALERIRSRSLAMHQSSELSTVVETLLQEFTKLEFTLTFCIINLIDEQDMSNTVWAANPETGKDPESYYMKFEDYPFHHAMWDAWKSQKKRFIYTIEGEEKKIYDEYLYSETEFRRFPKHVQDANKALKRYVAGFTFFKFSGLQTVSEEYISEDDLTILERFGRVFEQAYTRFLDLQKAEAQAREAQIELSLERIRALVTAMRQSDELFDIVVSMRKEFISLGHEADYFWHMKWTPENYQMSMTSEDGEKVGMIITVPKFVHDEISRLAEWEKSDSPIISLDLNGPEAWDYIDKMNTYGKYEQADPHAPSKEDILAIGGLTFVIARTTHGEIGFSLPGQVPNPPQESTDTLIRFAGVFDLAYRRFEDLLTAEKQNRKAKIELALERVRARALAMQEPEELIEVAQVMREEMGLVGVEELETSSIYINKNTTGLAECWYSIKDIREGTKTYLADHFNLNYQDTWVGRKMLDFYQSEEKKTSIVMKGENRIEWINYCAKQSPKLNGYYGKKIPERTYHLTKFSNGAIGAATPGEISSESWDLLARASSVFSLAYSRFRDLSQAREDLKKLKKAKARAEKALKELKAAQEQLVQQEKLASLGQLTAGIAHEIKNPLNFVNNFSDLSRELVDEVFDELKNIQDSDSKEEIIAILEDVKSNLAKVHEHGTRADGIVKSMLQHSRASNNKMESKAINPIIKEFVNLAFHGMRAGKNPINVTIDLQLKEEVGELKIISEDFSRVILNLCNNAFDAMRDKMNVLGSGNYEAKLTVNTYRSNGKVLLEFIDNGPGIPEEIIGKILQPFFTTKKGTEGTGLGLSITHDIIKAHGGNLLVTSEINEGSKMTIVLPFDPK, encoded by the coding sequence ATGCAACTGGAAAAAACACAACAGACCGAAGTGCTCGCTCTGTATCAAGATTGGCTTTATGCCTATATCAATGGGGATATAAAGACTTACGATTCATACTTCTCTGACGACTATCATTTCATTGGTTCGACTGACAACGAGGAGTATTTAAGCAGAAAAGAAACAACTGCATTTTTTGAATCTACAGCCGATCAACTAGCAGGAAAAACTGAATTAAGAAATGACCAAATAACGGTCGAAAAGATTGGAGAACTGATCTTCATTACCCATTTCTTTGATGCCTGGTTTCTAAACAACGGAGATTGGAATTATTATGGCAGGTTTAGATGTACCTCTGCTTTACGAATGGAAAAAGAGGGATTTCGATTCGTTTATCAGCATTTTTCCATGCCTGACGCCAAGGCTTTAGAAGGGGAAACAATTGGTTATGATCAAATCAATGAAGAAAACAGAGAGCTGCGTGAGGCCATAAAACGTCGGACGAATGAGCTCGAAAATAAAACCAGAGAGCTTGAAATTGAAGCCTCATTGGAAAAAATAAGAAGCCGATCTCTTGCGATGAAAAGTAGTGAGGAGCTGGCAGATGCTTCTATACTTTTAGAAGAAGAAATTAGAAAACTGGGTATAGAGAATTGGGGATGTGCATTTCACATTTACGATGAAGAAAGTTCTGAAGCGACTCCATGGGATTTGGAGTGGTTCACTTCATCGGCAGGGATCCTCCCCTTTTACAAAACTCCCAGAGAAAATATTTTCCTGAAATATTATAAAGAAAGCAAAAAAGGTAAGCCTCTTTATATCCAAGAATTTGGTCCAGAAGTTATCAAAGAACATTATGACTACCTCAAAACATTGCCGGTTTTAGGAGAAGCTTTAACCGATTTACATAATTCTGGGGTGCCACTTCCCGAAAAACAAATTGACCATGTGGCTTTTTTCAACCATGGTCATTTACTATTTATTACTTATAAGCCGGTACCCGAAGCCCATAATATTTTCATTCGCTTTGCCAAAGTATTCGATCAAGCTTACACCCGCTTCCTTGACCTTCAAAAAGCAGAATGGCAAGCACGAGAATCGCAGATTCAGCTGGCACTGGAGCGTGTAAGAGCGCGTACCATGGCGATGCAAAAATCTGAAGAACTTGCAGATGCAGCCAATTTATTGTTTAGTCAAATACAATCATTGGGCATGCCTGCATGGAGCACGGGATATTGCATATGGAGTGATGATAAAAAGGATGTTACCCTCTGGATGAGTAGTGAAGGCGTCTTGCAACCTCCATTTATAGCCCCTACCAACGAGGATGAATTGTTCATTCAGATGCTGAAAGGCCATGTAGAAGGTAAACTATTACATGTGGTAGAGATGGGGGGCGAAAAACTAAAGGCACACTACAAGTACATGCGGACGTTGCCTGTTGTGGGAGAGATTCTTGATTCAATTATTCAAGCAGGTCACCCGCTACCTACTTTCCAGGTCATGCATAATGCTTATTTTTCCAAAGGCTTTTTATTGTTTATAACCTACGAGTCGGTCACTGAAGCCCATGAAATTTTCGTTCGCTTTGCCAAAGTATTTGATCAAGCCTACACAAGATTTCTTGATCTCCAAAAAGCGGAGGCGCAAGCCAAAGAAGCGAGAATTGAATCAGCGCTGGAGCGCATTAGAGGTCAAGTAGCTTCCATGAGGGAATCTACAGAACTACTTGAGATTATGGTATCCATGCGAAAGGAATTTGTCGACTTGGGAAATGAGGCCCATTATTTCTGGCATATGCGTTGGCATCCCGACAGCTATGAAAAAGCCATGACTTCTGGGGATGGAACTCAGATTGGTATGGTGATGAGCTTGCCAAGACGTATTCATGGAGATATTAAGTTGGTAGCAGATTGGGAAAAAGGAAACGATCCCATTTTGGTTTTAGCGATGGAGACGGAGACTGCAGTCGACTATGTTCATAAAATGATCACATGGGGCGATTTTGAGCGAGTTGATCCTCAAGCCCCAACGCTCGATGATATCCGGCATATAGGAGGCTTAACATTTGTGATGGCTCGTACCAGCCATGGTGAAATTGGATTTAGCCTTCCCGGATCTGTGCCAAATCCTTCTCAAGACGCTATGGATACCTTAGTCCGGTTTGCCAAAGTCTTTGATCTGGCCTACAAGCGTTTTGAGGATCTGAAAAATGCGGAATACCAGACACGCGAAACTCAGATTGAGTTGGCATTGGAGCGTGTCCGAAGCAGAAGTATGGGGATGCAAAAAAGTGACGAACTTCAGGAAGTCATCAAACTGGTTTACCAGCAACTCATTCAATTAAAAATCAATCTTGACCACGCTGGATTTGTAGTGGACTACACTCCTAAAGGGGATTGGCATTTTTGGATCGCAGATGAGCAAAATATCCCTTCAAAAATAACACATCCCTATTTCGAGTCTGTGTGGGCCACACAGTTCCACAATGCCAAAGAGAATGGGACTGATTTCTTTGTTACAAATCTAGATTTTGAAGAAAAGAATAAATTCTACAATGAGCTTTTAACTCATGTCCCAGGGGTAACTGAGGAAGCCAAAGCATTTTATTTAAACTGCCATGGTTTGGCTATTACTACAGCCTTGTCAGCAAATGTTAGTTTATATATCGAAAACTTTTCGGGTACTCCCTATACGGAATCTGAGAATAAAATAGTCATGCGATTCGGGAAGGTTTTTGAACAAAGCTATACTCGCTTTTTAGATCTTCAAAAGGCTGAAGCCCAAGCCAGGAAAGCATCTATTGAGACTTCATTAGAGAGAGTCAGAGCGCAAACCATGGCCATGCATAATAGCCAGGATATAGGCAAATGCATTGTCTTGATGTTTGAGGAACTCACTGCTTTAGGGGTGAATATCCAAACCCGCTTTGGTATTGGGATCCTAAACCATGAAAACGAAAACAATCAGCTTTGGACAGCAAGAAAAGAAGGTGGGGAATTCAAACTGCATATTGGGCACTTGGAAATGTCATGGCATCCTCTGCTGAAAAGTGCCCGTAAGGCTTGGAAGGCACAAGAATCGCTCCATAGGTATGTATTGGAGGGTGAGGATTTGCTCAATTATTACAAAATGCTGAATCAAGCTCCAGATTACAAAATCCAAATAGCTTTAGAGAAACTGCCAGAAAGAGAATTTCACTACGGTTTTGTCTTCGAGCATGGATTTTTTTATGCCTTTAGCCCCATCGAATTCTCTGAAGATTTAATCCAAATCATCCATCGTTTTAGTTCTCAATTCGCTCAGACCTATCGTCGATACCTAGATCTGAAAAAAGCAGAGGAACAAGCAAAAGAAGCAAAAATTGAGGCAGCACTGGAGCGGATTAGATCAAGAAGTTTGGCCATGCACCAATCTTCGGAATTATCTACGGTCGTTGAAACGCTCCTTCAGGAATTCACCAAGCTTGAATTTACCCTTACCTTTTGTATCATCAACCTCATCGATGAGCAAGACATGAGTAATACCGTCTGGGCTGCAAATCCAGAAACAGGAAAAGACCCGGAATCCTATTACATGAAGTTTGAAGATTATCCTTTTCATCATGCGATGTGGGATGCTTGGAAGAGTCAGAAGAAGCGATTTATCTATACTATCGAAGGAGAGGAGAAAAAAATCTATGACGAATACCTCTACTCAGAAACTGAATTTCGACGCTTTCCAAAACATGTCCAAGATGCAAATAAGGCTCTTAAACGCTATGTAGCAGGATTTACCTTTTTCAAATTCAGTGGTCTACAAACCGTAAGCGAAGAATATATCTCGGAGGATGATTTAACTATCCTTGAAAGATTCGGAAGGGTCTTCGAACAAGCCTACACTCGATTCCTGGACCTTCAAAAAGCGGAAGCTCAAGCAAGAGAAGCGCAGATTGAGCTCTCATTAGAAAGAATTCGTGCTCTGGTCACGGCCATGAGACAGTCTGACGAACTTTTTGATATCGTGGTTTCTATGCGAAAGGAATTTATTTCTTTGGGACACGAGGCCGACTATTTCTGGCATATGAAATGGACACCGGAAAACTACCAGATGTCCATGACCTCAGAAGATGGAGAAAAAGTAGGCATGATCATCACTGTACCCAAGTTTGTACACGATGAGATATCAAGACTTGCCGAATGGGAAAAGAGTGATTCACCCATCATTTCCTTGGATTTAAATGGACCTGAAGCTTGGGACTACATTGACAAAATGAATACCTATGGCAAGTATGAACAGGCCGACCCTCATGCGCCATCTAAAGAGGACATTTTGGCCATTGGAGGTCTGACTTTTGTCATCGCACGTACCACTCATGGTGAGATCGGTTTCAGTTTGCCCGGACAAGTGCCAAATCCTCCACAAGAGTCTACCGACACGCTGATACGATTTGCTGGGGTTTTTGACTTGGCATATCGACGATTTGAAGACTTGCTTACTGCTGAAAAGCAAAACAGAAAAGCAAAAATTGAACTTGCATTGGAGCGGGTAAGAGCTAGGGCTTTGGCTATGCAAGAACCGGAGGAACTCATTGAAGTAGCGCAAGTCATGCGTGAGGAAATGGGTTTAGTAGGAGTAGAAGAGCTGGAAACTAGCTCGATTTACATCAATAAAAACACTACAGGATTAGCCGAATGTTGGTATTCCATCAAAGACATCCGCGAAGGAACCAAGACCTATTTAGCAGACCATTTTAATCTAAACTATCAAGATACCTGGGTGGGTAGAAAAATGCTGGACTTCTATCAGAGCGAAGAGAAGAAAACCTCCATCGTAATGAAGGGAGAAAATAGAATAGAGTGGATCAATTACTGTGCAAAGCAATCTCCCAAACTCAATGGCTATTACGGCAAAAAAATACCTGAACGAACCTATCATTTGACCAAATTTTCTAATGGGGCGATTGGAGCTGCAACCCCGGGAGAGATTTCCTCCGAAAGCTGGGATCTCCTTGCTCGCGCTTCATCGGTTTTCTCTTTAGCTTATTCACGGTTTAGGGATCTCTCCCAAGCCAGAGAAGATTTAAAGAAACTCAAGAAAGCCAAAGCCCGGGCCGAAAAAGCGCTAAAAGAACTAAAAGCTGCTCAGGAACAATTAGTACAGCAGGAAAAACTTGCCAGTCTAGGTCAACTTACTGCAGGAATTGCTCACGAGATCAAAAACCCGCTGAATTTTGTAAATAATTTCTCCGATCTAAGTCGTGAATTGGTTGATGAAGTTTTTGATGAGTTGAAAAATATACAAGATTCAGACAGTAAGGAAGAAATCATTGCTATTCTCGAGGATGTAAAAAGTAATCTGGCAAAAGTACATGAACATGGTACCCGAGCTGACGGAATCGTAAAGTCCATGCTGCAACACAGTCGGGCTTCCAATAACAAGATGGAATCCAAAGCCATCAATCCCATCATCAAAGAATTTGTCAACCTTGCTTTTCATGGTATGAGAGCAGGCAAAAACCCTATCAATGTAACCATTGACCTGCAGCTGAAAGAGGAAGTTGGTGAGCTGAAAATTATCTCGGAGGATTTTTCCAGAGTGATTTTAAATCTCTGCAACAATGCCTTTGACGCCATGCGGGATAAAATGAATGTGCTGGGAAGCGGAAATTACGAAGCCAAATTGACAGTGAATACTTATCGCTCTAATGGCAAGGTATTGCTCGAGTTTATAGACAATGGCCCCGGGATTCCGGAAGAAATTATAGGAAAGATTCTACAGCCATTTTTCACCACCAAAAAAGGAACAGAAGGCACTGGACTAGGTCTCTCCATTACCCATGACATCATCAAAGCGCATGGTGGGAATTTATTGGTTACTAGTGAAATAAATGAAGGAAGTAAAATGACGATTGTATTACCCTTTGACCCAAAATAA
- a CDS encoding sensor histidine kinase yields the protein MKGEDRLKAEIEQLHRTLEEQEAELESKNRELEIEAALERVRNRTLVMKDSAELNETVSVFFQQFDFLELLPKEARTYFSHVDTNTDTVKVWMTHADGRVMSGSHFTPLNQSAQLKAFYSKWKKDRGTINIRIYQEEDLANYMAFLATLPHVAKDEDYQKLFKSPPDQIVMTDAGFLQGFLGIMSFEPLKKEAIEILSRFAKAFEFTYTRFLDLKKAEAQAREAQIEAALERVRSLTMAMHTSEDVGKCIVRMFDELTALGLSKNARTGIGIFNQENENMEVWTASRNQKDEFKIDIGILDMTLHPLLVEARKSWKSKTPFHQYILEGDDVERYFTAINSSPNYHAQVHKKHLTERVYHYDFVFNHGILFSFTDAPLPEEQLQIFQKFSALFNQTYTRYLDLQRAEAQAREAQIEAALERVRARTMAMHKSEELGEVAAVLFDQFEALGATPERLNIGIVREEERNIEWWSTEQGGKQIDHLFKGTIDEPTTISKVFSGWKAGKKSIEIDLSGQELKEWISYLQKELGLPFDKKFQRDRRVHFACCYSHGMLLVSTPKPLPEDAKVLLQRFTNVFEQTYTRFLDLLKAEAQAHEAQIEAALERIRSASMAMHKSEELPQVALTFLTQIEELAIPVLGVALSEINTETNTCITYFADNTTESQNRELIISKEFEINEFWMADESVKLMKSGKKIFTLTAEGERLELWINWIDKIFSKKRAERLRSANLEKVFFHSYQFHEYSSILFSSLKPLSEEYRSVIQRLVSTFKLSYLRFLDLKKAEQQAREAQIEAALERIRSRSMAMHKTSELSEVILVLFKQFEHLNLVVDTCYIDIFDENNQAFNLWIGASTAIYPKLVRLPYFDHPIHQLNKDARENGIEFFTFDEDKKSKKVYFDHFYPNAQGIDVPEDRKELIAQGIGMTGSTTLGIHSGITMFNYQKIMYSEEENNILKRMNKVFQQTYTRFLDLKKAENQAREAQIEAALERVRSRSMAMQHSSELNIILAKVFEELKNLELQMERAVIWIYYPENRSVRWWAANPEAESGSESFFIANQNDPVYDEYWKAWEERRTKYLYILEGDYKENWTEILFNKTELGRLPEIVKAAMVKPEKLYLYNTFNDFGVLFISCLEPLSDDKFTILERFGKVFDQSFTRFKDIKQAEIREKEAIRQSALDRVRAEIASMRNTEDLQRITPLIWRELLTLGVPFFRCGLMIVDEKEEKVRFYLSTPDGSPLAALHLDFESNDISSNGVKHWRKQQPYIAHWNREEFLAFTKTMLAQQQIKNATTYQGGEEPPESLTLQFIPFPQGMLYVGSVEDLSPAQIDLVQNLADAFSVAYARYEDFKQLEDAKSQIEHTLTELKSTQAQLIQSEKMASLGELTAGIAHEIQNPLNFVNNFSEVSGELVDEMNEELEKGDIEEAKFIGKDLKENLAKINLHGKRADAIVKGMLEHSRANKGEKAPTDLNALVDEFVRLSFHGLRAKDKSFNSDFKLELDPDLPKVNVVASDIGRVILNLVNNAFYAVDEKAKSSSQPSRNIGTGSEGGEVYRPLVTVKTTVAKSPLGDLGVELSVQDNGKGIPESIKDKILQPFFTTKPTGQGTGLGLSLSYDIVKAHGGALEIESAFATGARFIIYLPLSSTT from the coding sequence ATGAAAGGCGAGGACCGATTAAAAGCTGAAATTGAACAATTACACCGCACCTTGGAAGAGCAAGAGGCAGAATTGGAATCCAAGAATCGAGAACTGGAGATTGAGGCAGCTTTGGAAAGAGTAAGAAACCGAACACTGGTGATGAAAGACAGTGCTGAACTGAATGAGACAGTATCAGTCTTTTTTCAGCAGTTTGATTTTTTAGAATTATTACCAAAGGAAGCAAGAACCTATTTCAGTCATGTTGATACAAATACAGATACTGTTAAAGTCTGGATGACTCACGCAGACGGACGGGTCATGTCGGGAAGCCATTTTACACCATTGAACCAATCAGCTCAATTAAAAGCATTTTACTCGAAATGGAAGAAAGACAGAGGAACAATTAATATCCGTATTTATCAGGAGGAAGATTTAGCCAATTATATGGCATTCCTAGCTACACTGCCCCACGTGGCTAAAGATGAAGATTATCAAAAACTATTTAAATCTCCGCCTGATCAAATTGTGATGACTGATGCAGGTTTTTTGCAAGGATTCCTTGGCATCATGAGTTTTGAGCCTTTGAAAAAGGAAGCCATTGAAATTCTTTCCCGTTTTGCCAAAGCATTCGAATTTACCTATACCCGCTTTCTTGACCTCAAAAAAGCAGAAGCTCAGGCCCGGGAAGCCCAGATAGAAGCTGCATTGGAACGAGTCAGATCACTCACGATGGCCATGCATACCAGTGAAGATGTTGGAAAATGTATTGTTAGGATGTTTGATGAACTTACCGCTCTTGGATTGAGCAAAAATGCCAGAACCGGGATTGGCATTTTCAACCAGGAAAACGAAAACATGGAGGTTTGGACAGCTTCCAGAAACCAGAAGGATGAGTTCAAAATAGACATTGGAATACTGGATATGACCTTACATCCCTTGTTAGTGGAAGCCAGAAAATCGTGGAAATCTAAAACTCCATTCCATCAATACATTCTGGAGGGAGATGATGTCGAAAGATATTTTACCGCGATCAATTCTTCTCCTAATTATCACGCACAAGTCCATAAGAAACACTTGACGGAAAGGGTGTATCATTATGATTTTGTGTTCAATCACGGCATTCTCTTTTCTTTTACAGATGCTCCTTTGCCAGAAGAGCAATTGCAAATTTTTCAAAAGTTCTCGGCGCTATTTAATCAAACCTATACCCGCTACCTCGATTTACAAAGAGCGGAAGCTCAGGCAAGAGAAGCCCAGATTGAAGCGGCTTTAGAAAGAGTAAGAGCCCGGACTATGGCGATGCATAAAAGTGAGGAACTAGGAGAAGTTGCAGCAGTTCTTTTTGACCAATTTGAAGCATTAGGAGCTACACCCGAGCGGCTGAACATTGGAATAGTGCGGGAAGAGGAAAGGAATATTGAGTGGTGGTCCACCGAACAAGGAGGTAAACAAATAGACCATCTTTTTAAAGGAACTATTGATGAGCCCACTACCATTTCAAAAGTTTTTTCCGGATGGAAAGCTGGAAAGAAATCTATAGAAATAGACCTAAGTGGTCAGGAATTAAAAGAATGGATTTCTTATTTGCAGAAAGAACTCGGCTTACCCTTTGACAAAAAATTTCAGAGAGATAGGCGCGTTCATTTTGCTTGCTGCTATAGCCACGGGATGTTATTAGTGTCAACTCCCAAACCTTTGCCTGAAGACGCTAAGGTCCTACTCCAACGTTTTACTAATGTCTTTGAGCAAACCTATACCAGATTTCTAGACCTCTTAAAAGCAGAGGCACAGGCGCATGAGGCGCAGATAGAAGCAGCTTTGGAACGCATTCGTTCGGCTTCCATGGCTATGCACAAAAGCGAAGAATTACCTCAGGTTGCCCTAACATTTTTAACCCAGATAGAAGAATTAGCCATCCCCGTATTAGGTGTTGCTCTAAGCGAAATAAATACAGAAACCAATACCTGTATTACCTATTTTGCAGACAATACAACGGAAAGCCAAAATCGTGAACTTATTATTTCCAAAGAATTTGAAATTAACGAATTCTGGATGGCCGATGAATCAGTTAAGCTAATGAAATCCGGCAAAAAGATATTCACCCTTACAGCAGAGGGGGAACGGCTGGAATTATGGATTAACTGGATAGATAAAATATTCAGCAAAAAGCGGGCAGAGCGCCTACGTTCAGCTAACCTGGAAAAGGTTTTCTTTCACTCCTACCAATTCCATGAATATTCAAGCATTCTTTTCTCCTCTCTAAAACCTCTATCCGAAGAATACCGATCCGTAATTCAGCGATTAGTTTCAACTTTCAAATTGTCCTATTTACGCTTCCTCGACCTGAAAAAAGCCGAACAACAAGCTAGGGAAGCGCAGATCGAAGCGGCATTGGAAAGAATCAGATCGCGCTCCATGGCCATGCATAAGACCAGTGAACTATCAGAGGTCATCCTAGTACTGTTCAAGCAATTCGAGCATTTAAACTTGGTCGTTGATACTTGCTATATTGATATTTTTGACGAAAATAATCAGGCATTTAATCTTTGGATTGGAGCGAGTACAGCGATCTATCCCAAGCTAGTAAGACTCCCCTACTTCGATCATCCTATTCACCAGCTGAACAAAGATGCGAGAGAAAATGGCATTGAGTTCTTCACTTTTGACGAAGACAAAAAATCAAAGAAAGTTTACTTTGACCATTTTTATCCTAATGCCCAGGGAATAGATGTTCCAGAAGATCGCAAAGAATTAATAGCACAAGGAATAGGGATGACTGGTTCGACTACACTTGGCATCCACTCGGGGATCACGATGTTTAATTACCAGAAAATCATGTATTCTGAGGAAGAAAATAATATCCTTAAACGGATGAATAAAGTCTTTCAACAGACCTATACCCGATTCCTTGACCTGAAAAAAGCTGAAAATCAAGCAAGGGAAGCGCAGATCGAAGCAGCCTTAGAAAGGGTGCGAAGCCGATCTATGGCAATGCAGCATTCCAGCGAATTGAATATCATACTGGCTAAAGTTTTTGAGGAATTAAAAAACCTGGAGCTTCAGATGGAGCGTGCGGTGATCTGGATTTATTATCCTGAAAATAGATCCGTCCGTTGGTGGGCTGCCAATCCCGAAGCAGAAAGTGGCTCCGAAAGCTTTTTCATTGCCAATCAAAACGATCCTGTCTATGATGAATATTGGAAAGCTTGGGAGGAAAGAAGAACCAAATATCTCTATATACTTGAAGGAGATTATAAGGAAAATTGGACTGAAATTCTTTTCAATAAAACCGAATTAGGAAGGTTGCCAGAAATTGTGAAAGCAGCTATGGTGAAACCAGAGAAGCTTTATTTGTACAATACATTTAATGACTTTGGGGTTTTATTTATTTCTTGTTTGGAACCCTTATCAGATGACAAGTTTACGATCCTAGAACGCTTTGGGAAAGTATTTGATCAGTCTTTCACCCGCTTCAAAGATATCAAACAAGCTGAAATTCGAGAAAAAGAAGCTATCAGACAATCCGCTCTGGATCGTGTCAGGGCAGAAATCGCCTCGATGAGAAATACAGAAGACCTCCAAAGAATTACTCCGCTGATTTGGAGAGAACTGCTGACTTTAGGTGTTCCTTTTTTCCGCTGCGGATTGATGATTGTGGATGAAAAAGAAGAAAAGGTCCGATTCTATCTATCAACTCCAGATGGCAGTCCTTTAGCAGCTCTTCACTTGGATTTTGAAAGCAATGACATCAGTTCCAACGGAGTAAAACACTGGAGAAAACAACAGCCTTACATAGCCCATTGGAATAGAGAGGAATTTCTTGCTTTCACAAAAACCATGTTAGCTCAGCAGCAAATCAAAAATGCTACAACTTATCAAGGAGGAGAAGAGCCTCCAGAGTCACTGACGCTTCAGTTCATTCCATTTCCCCAAGGGATGTTGTATGTAGGAAGCGTTGAGGACTTATCCCCTGCACAAATTGATCTGGTTCAGAATTTAGCAGATGCTTTCTCAGTAGCTTATGCTAGATATGAGGACTTCAAACAACTGGAAGATGCTAAATCCCAGATTGAACATACACTTACCGAACTCAAATCCACTCAAGCCCAACTGATTCAGTCCGAAAAGATGGCCTCCCTCGGAGAGCTTACCGCTGGCATTGCCCATGAGATTCAGAACCCATTGAACTTCGTCAATAACTTCTCAGAAGTGAGTGGAGAATTGGTAGATGAGATGAATGAGGAATTGGAAAAAGGAGATATTGAAGAAGCCAAGTTTATTGGGAAAGACCTCAAAGAAAACCTAGCTAAAATCAATCTTCATGGCAAGCGGGCTGATGCTATCGTGAAAGGTATGTTGGAACATAGCCGGGCAAACAAAGGTGAAAAAGCACCTACTGATTTGAATGCTTTAGTGGATGAGTTTGTACGGCTTTCCTTTCATGGCCTTCGAGCAAAGGATAAGTCGTTCAATTCAGACTTCAAGTTAGAGCTGGATCCTGATCTACCAAAAGTAAATGTCGTCGCTTCAGATATAGGTCGAGTAATTTTGAACTTGGTCAACAATGCTTTTTATGCAGTCGATGAAAAAGCCAAATCTTCCTCCCAACCCTCCCGAAACATCGGGACAGGCTCTGAGGGGGGAGAAGTTTACAGGCCTCTAGTGACGGTAAAAACAACGGTAGCAAAGTCCCCTTTAGGGGATTTAGGAGTAGAGCTTTCAGTCCAAGACAACGGTAAGGGCATCCCCGAGTCCATCAAAGACAAAATCCTCCAGCCCTTCTTTACGACTAAGCCAACAGGGCAAGGAACGGGTCTTGGATTATCACTATCTTATGATATTGTGAAGGCGCATGGGGGGGCTCTGGAAATTGAAAGTGCTTTTGCAACTGGCGCAAGATTTATTATATATCTTCCATTATCTTCCACCACATGA